The following coding sequences lie in one Deltaproteobacteria bacterium genomic window:
- a CDS encoding S8/S53 family peptidase, with product MNLRWQSRWQWMGALVLGVIAGACSVEVVDAEVDDEGDSDVDFRVGPPPPPAVLDVEAQVCPGWRQIARRHASGDCPNIASPNGGWQGSKMFPGWTEANSWAGRYCIYDFLGAGLPQGNDLLALKKPAFQVVAPDCIANTAQTSLDEQLNPELSRLTESRIDAVTGQEIDIDGTASGREGVRVAVVDTTPPVDPANPRDDHGIVVAELITDIAHGCETYSPFCKVVIDNVLGLPRYGLMKADVDTTGRGGFAGFHSDLARGVYTAVRNWELAGGSYKLIINLSVGWLPPFGVAGQSPAVDALQLALQRASCKGAVIIAAAGNDSDDCLEGPLMPAAWEELAAPTATECPLEPIGIAAPVSPGSATYLPLVYSVGGVDYDDEAVSVSRPGGRPRLAAIADHVVGSDLGRTARTGTSMAAATVSGIAALVWSYRDTLTGPEIMELLWDAGVPTGDSSDYSLGGRLRDPSRDRMWCALRGMRDAR from the coding sequence ATGAACCTGCGTTGGCAATCGCGTTGGCAATGGATGGGTGCGTTGGTGCTCGGCGTGATCGCCGGGGCGTGTAGCGTCGAGGTGGTCGACGCGGAGGTCGACGACGAAGGGGACTCGGACGTCGACTTCCGCGTCGGGCCGCCACCGCCGCCCGCAGTGCTCGATGTCGAGGCGCAGGTGTGCCCGGGTTGGCGGCAGATCGCGCGGCGCCACGCGTCGGGGGACTGTCCCAACATCGCGTCGCCGAACGGCGGCTGGCAGGGCAGCAAGATGTTCCCCGGCTGGACCGAGGCGAACAGCTGGGCCGGCCGCTACTGCATCTACGATTTCCTGGGCGCGGGGCTGCCGCAGGGCAACGACCTCCTCGCGCTCAAGAAGCCCGCCTTCCAGGTGGTCGCCCCCGACTGCATCGCGAACACGGCACAGACCAGCCTCGACGAGCAGCTCAACCCCGAGCTGAGTCGCTTGACGGAGAGTCGCATCGACGCGGTGACGGGTCAGGAGATCGACATCGATGGTACGGCGAGCGGTCGTGAGGGGGTCCGCGTGGCGGTGGTCGACACGACGCCACCGGTGGACCCCGCCAACCCACGCGACGATCACGGCATCGTCGTCGCCGAGCTCATCACCGACATCGCCCACGGCTGCGAGACGTACTCGCCATTTTGCAAGGTGGTGATCGACAACGTGCTGGGCCTGCCGCGCTACGGGCTCATGAAGGCCGACGTCGATACGACGGGGCGCGGCGGCTTCGCGGGGTTCCACAGCGATCTCGCGCGTGGGGTCTACACCGCGGTGCGCAACTGGGAGCTGGCCGGCGGATCCTACAAGCTCATCATCAACCTCAGCGTCGGCTGGCTGCCGCCGTTCGGGGTCGCGGGCCAGTCACCGGCGGTCGACGCCCTGCAGCTCGCGCTGCAGCGCGCCAGCTGCAAGGGCGCGGTGATCATCGCGGCGGCCGGCAACGACAGCGACGACTGCCTCGAAGGGCCGTTGATGCCGGCAGCGTGGGAGGAGCTCGCCGCCCCGACGGCCACGGAGTGCCCGCTGGAGCCGATCGGCATCGCAGCACCGGTGAGCCCCGGCAGTGCGACGTACTTGCCGCTGGTGTACTCGGTCGGCGGCGTCGACTACGACGACGAGGCGGTGTCGGTCTCTCGGCCCGGGGGGCGCCCGCGACTTGCCGCGATCGCCGACCACGTGGTCGGGTCCGATCTCGGTCGCACTGCGCGGACCGGCACCTCGATGGCCGCGGCCACCGTCAGCGGTATCGCGGCGCTGGTGTGGAGCTACCGCGACACGCTCACCGGACCCGAGATCATGGAGCTGTTGTGGGACGCGGGCGTGCCGACCGGTGACAGCTCGGACTACTCGCTCGGGGGCCGCCTACGAGATCCGTCGCGCGACCGCATGTGGTGCGCTCTCCGAGGCATGC